The following are encoded together in the Vibrio splendidus genome:
- a CDS encoding LacI family DNA-binding transcriptional regulator: MSITFKDVAKLAGVSTQTVSRVTNGSQDVAESTRNKVNAAIKQLGYVPNKGAQMLSRAKSTSVGLVTLDMALHGAAMIANGVRMQAHDMSYGVAFSVVSEPNLANTREAIRELMAQQVDSIILNVPLESADAEWLVEQYQHLNLIFIDVPSNSQVNYVCGDHAEGAKLAAQHLLESGRTDFLLITGPNESSASKIRHQSWLAALSDAESKVQYQYQGNWQAESGYLGVREAVSKQAVFDAVLVASDQMALGALRALQELQIPVPDKVAVVGFDGIEDSAFFNPPLTTIKQDFTTIGRQAVVLAEKLNANSQDALLQHHIETALLPRESSQPKVTAHYEKQEIEQLLKRIQTLLPEST, encoded by the coding sequence ATGAGTATCACCTTCAAAGACGTAGCAAAACTGGCAGGGGTATCCACCCAGACGGTATCTCGAGTAACCAATGGCTCACAAGACGTCGCGGAATCCACCCGCAACAAGGTTAACGCCGCCATAAAGCAACTGGGATATGTACCCAATAAAGGTGCGCAAATGCTCAGTCGAGCCAAGTCCACCAGCGTTGGCTTAGTCACTCTCGATATGGCACTGCATGGCGCAGCAATGATCGCCAATGGCGTGCGAATGCAGGCTCATGATATGAGTTATGGCGTCGCTTTCTCTGTTGTTTCCGAGCCTAATCTCGCGAACACCCGTGAGGCCATTCGTGAATTGATGGCTCAACAGGTAGACAGCATTATTCTGAATGTGCCTTTAGAGAGTGCCGATGCAGAATGGTTAGTGGAACAATATCAGCACCTCAACCTTATCTTCATTGATGTTCCCTCTAACAGCCAAGTGAACTATGTTTGCGGTGATCATGCGGAAGGAGCAAAACTGGCAGCTCAACATCTACTTGAAAGCGGACGAACGGACTTCCTGCTGATCACTGGCCCGAATGAATCCAGTGCCTCAAAGATTCGTCATCAAAGTTGGTTAGCCGCGTTATCAGATGCAGAGAGTAAGGTGCAGTATCAATATCAAGGAAACTGGCAAGCAGAAAGTGGTTATCTTGGCGTTCGAGAAGCTGTCTCTAAACAAGCCGTATTTGATGCCGTGTTAGTGGCAAGTGATCAGATGGCACTGGGAGCTTTACGTGCACTGCAAGAACTGCAGATACCTGTCCCTGATAAGGTTGCGGTCGTCGGCTTTGATGGCATCGAGGACAGTGCGTTTTTTAATCCACCATTGACCACCATCAAACAAGACTTCACCACGATTGGTCGACAAGCTGTGGTACTTGCAGAGAAGCTCAACGCTAACTCACAAGATGCTTTACTGCAGCACCATATCGAAACTGCATTACTCCCAAGAGAAAGCAGCCAACCTAAGGTGACGGCTCACTATGAAAAACAAGAGATCGAGCAACTGCTGAAAAGAATTCAGACCCTTTTGCCAGAATCGACATAA
- a CDS encoding phosphatase PAP2 family protein: MKGYMDSETTTAKPAPQKEQSNLLSSLLHEFRRNKLILYYVAFTTPLTLVVNYFVPHEVRYNIYTYLEILATVCYVTFILWATYYYCHLLFNREKRPTKQFINKIKTLLFPVSKPLYFILLMLVLNISFSSYTFLKSVIPYLNPYFLDLDFYHLDKWLHFGISPWEITHFFLPNSIASLAINILYNLWFFIMWGMLLYFVIYRKDDQLRNQFLLTFLSSWFIIGNIMATLLSSAGPVFISHFNDQDLYLPLMQRLNMQSAELTERGFMSLWALSTQDALWASYVGGIGDIGTGISAMPSMHVTISVLIAMTSFKLNKKLGYIAWIYAFFIQVGSVHLAWHYAVDGYVGALMVITLWHLIGYMLRRSSPSIT, translated from the coding sequence ATGAAGGGCTATATGGATTCAGAGACGACCACCGCCAAACCCGCTCCTCAAAAAGAACAATCAAACTTATTGTCGTCTTTACTTCATGAATTCAGAAGAAACAAACTGATTCTGTATTATGTTGCATTTACGACACCGTTAACGTTAGTTGTTAATTATTTCGTGCCTCATGAAGTTCGATACAACATATATACCTACTTAGAGATCTTAGCCACAGTCTGTTACGTCACCTTTATTTTATGGGCGACATACTACTACTGCCATTTATTGTTCAATCGAGAAAAAAGACCCACTAAACAATTCATCAATAAAATTAAAACTCTGTTGTTTCCAGTATCAAAGCCGCTCTACTTTATTTTATTAATGCTCGTCTTAAACATCTCATTCTCTAGCTATACCTTCTTAAAATCAGTCATTCCTTATCTCAATCCATATTTTTTAGATCTCGATTTTTACCATTTAGATAAATGGTTGCACTTTGGCATTTCACCTTGGGAAATTACCCACTTTTTTTTACCGAATTCAATAGCTTCACTCGCCATCAACATCTTGTACAACTTGTGGTTTTTTATCATGTGGGGAATGCTGCTTTATTTTGTCATTTACCGTAAAGATGACCAACTTCGCAACCAGTTTTTACTCACATTCTTAAGTTCATGGTTTATCATTGGGAACATAATGGCGACCCTTCTATCATCAGCAGGCCCTGTTTTTATTAGTCACTTCAATGACCAAGATTTGTATCTTCCCTTGATGCAAAGATTAAACATGCAGAGCGCAGAACTCACTGAACGTGGCTTTATGTCTTTGTGGGCACTCAGTACTCAAGATGCGCTTTGGGCAAGCTACGTTGGAGGTATTGGAGATATAGGGACAGGAATCTCAGCCATGCCCAGCATGCATGTAACCATATCCGTTCTGATTGCAATGACATCATTCAAATTAAATAAGAAACTCGGTTACATAGCGTGGATTTACGCCTTCTTTATTCAGGTTGGGTCGGTGCATTTGGCATGGCATTACGCTGTTGACGGTTATGTCGGCGCACTAATGGTTATTAC